In Juglans regia cultivar Chandler chromosome 13, Walnut 2.0, whole genome shotgun sequence, the following proteins share a genomic window:
- the LOC108997447 gene encoding heparan-alpha-glucosaminide N-acetyltransferase: MGMYEPIRGHDDVEKEQEEEKRGVRHSVEGEDDVEMAVHARSGTAIPNAGRDSNKIEEESSKQKRHQQQRLVSLDVFRGVTVALMIFVDDAGGILPAINHSPWDGLTLADFVMPFFLFIVGISLALTYKNLSCRAVATRKAILRALKLLMLGLFLQGGFFHGLNDLTYGVDIEHMRWMGILQRIAIAYLLAALSEIWLKGDGNVNLVSSLFRQYRFQWALVLMLSALYLSLLYGLYVPDWEYQIPIETSSSPPKLFSVKCGVRGDTGPACNSVGIIDRKILGIQHLYKRPVYARTQQCSINSPSNGPLPSDAPSWCQAPFDPEGLLSSVMAIVSCFVGLHYGHIIVHYKDHRDRIFHWMVTSSCLVVLGLGLNLCGMHFNKALYTFSYMCFTAGVAGILFAGIYFMVDVCGCRRPTFVMEWMGMHALMLYILAACNVLPVFLQGFYWRRPRNNILGLIGIGR; the protein is encoded by the exons atggGGATGTACGAGCCTATTAGAGGGCACGATGATGTTGAGAAGGAGCAGGAGGAGGAGAAGCGTGGAGTGAGACATTCGGTTGAAGGTGAAGATGATGTTGAAATGGCTGTTCATGCAAGATCCGGCACCGCCATTCCCAATGCCGGTCGTGATTCTAATAAGATTGAAGAGGAAAGTTCCAAGCAAAAGCGTCACCAGCAACAACGTCTTGTTTCGCTGGACGTTTTTCGTGGCGTGACTGTTGCG CTAATGATATTCGTGGATGATGCTGGTGGAATCCTACCTGCAATTAATCATTCGCCTTGGGATGGTTTAACACTTGCAGATTTTGTCATGCCATTTTTCCTCTTTATTGTTGGTATCTCACTTGCACTTACCTACAAG AATTTGTCTTGCAGAGCTGTTGCAACTAGAAAAGCAATACTACGGGCTCTAAAGCTTTTAATGTTAGGCCTGTTTCTTCAAG GTGGCTTCTTCCATGGCCTTAATGATTTAACTTATGGGGTGGATATTGAACATATGAGATGGATGGGTATACTACAG agAATTGCAATAGCATATCTGCTGGCAGCATTGAGTGAGATTTGGCTGAAGGGTGATGGTAATGTTAATTTGGTGTCATCTCTGTTTAGGCAATATAGATTCCAGTG gGCTTTGGTTTTGATGCTTAGCGCTCTATACCTTTCCTTGTTATATGGCTTGTATGTGCCTGATTGGGAGTATCAAATTCCAATTGAAACTTCCTCTTCTCCCCCAAAATTGTTTTCA GTGAAATGTGGAGTGCGTGGTGACACTGGGCCAGCTTGTAATTCTGTTGGAATAATCGACCGCAAGATATTGGGTATACAACATTTATATAAACGACCAGTCTACGCTCGAACACAG CAATGCAGTATTAACTCCCCAAGTAATGGCCCATTACCTTCTGATGCCCCATCATGGTGCCAAGCCCCTTTTGATCCTGAAGGACTTCTAAG TTCAGTGATGGCGATTGTTTCCTGTTTTGTTGGTTTGCATTATGGGCACATTATTGTCCATTATAAG GACCATAGAGATAGGATCTTTCACTGGATGGTTACATCATCATGTCTTGTTGTCTTGGGGCTTGGCCTGAACTTATGTG GGATGCATTTTAACAAGGCTCTCTACACATTCAGTTACATGTGTTTCACTGCTGGTGTTGCTGGCATTCTCTTTGCTGGAATTTACTTCATG GTTGATGTATGTGGCTGTAGACGTCCCACCTTTGTGATGGAGTGGATGGGAATGCATGCGCTGATGCTTTATATCCTTGCAGCCTGCAATGTCCTGCCAGTTTTCCTCCAGGGATTTTATTGGAGGAGGCCTCGGAATAATATT CTTGGGTTAATTGGAATAGGAAGATGA
- the LOC108997424 gene encoding histone-lysine N-methyltransferase ASHR2, whose product MSTSAAAETGFLRIEEIEGRGRGLVASQPLKAGQIVLRDSPILLYSAFPLINPSSSRPSTSNTYCAKCFRTLSSSSPSVVSCPSCSHFHVFCSQNCLSAALTSSHAPWVCQALSRLRDCSSLLLEQPMELQLQALFLVAAYHLSLVSLSQFQILLSLEGTPGARDSAAAHFLHSLISSLFPSPPVEGFSVELTAALLAKDKLNAFGLMEPFSSIDGGQRSVRAYGIYPNASFFNHDCLPNACRFDYVDTSPKHQNNTDIIIRMIHDVPQGREICLSYFPVNDNYASRQRRLMEDYGFTCHCDRCKVEVNWSDDDNDDLAEEEDEEEIDEVMDEDHHDQIMESSLGKGDADFPHAYFFVRYMCDRENCWGTLAPLPPKDEATPSDVMECNVCGNLKNDQVTDANGGEDQLSMDD is encoded by the coding sequence ATGTCTACATCGGCGGCGGCGGAGACTGGGTTCCTGAGGATAGAAGAGATagaagggagagggaggggtCTGGTGGCTTCGCAGCCACTGAAGGCCGGCCAAATTGTCCTCAGGGACTCCCCTATCCTCCTCTACTCTGCTTTTCCTCTGATCAACCCTTCTTCCTCTCGCCCCTCCACTTCCAATACCTACTGTGCCAAGTGCTTCAGAACCTTATCATCTTCTTCGCCCTCGGTGGTTTCTTGCCCCTCTTGCTCCCACTTTCATGTCTTTTGTAGCCAAAACTGCCTGTCCGCTGCACTCACTTCATCCCACGCTCCATGGGTATGCCAAGCCCTTTCTCGTCTCCGCGATTGTTCTTCTCTCCTGCTTGAACAACCCATGGAACTCCAGCTGCAGGCCCTTTTCCTGGTGGCCGCCTACCATCTTTCCCTTGTCTCTCTTTCCCAATTCCAGATTCTGCTCTCTCTTGAGGGCACCCCTGGCGCCAGGGACTCCGCCGCTGCTCATTTCCTGCATTCTCTCATCTCCTCCCTCTTCCCGTCGCCTCCGGTTGAGGGTTTCTCGGTGGAACTCACGGCCGCATTGTTGGCCAAGGACAAGCTTAATGCCTTTGGGCTTATGGAGCCTTTTTCCTCCATTGACGGTGGCCAACGTTCTGTCCGAGCTTACGGTATCTACCCGAATGCCTCCTTCTTCAACCACGACTGCCTTCCCAATGCCTGTCGTTTTGACTACGTCGACACCTCCCCCAAGCACCAGAACAACACCGACATTATCATTCGGATGATTCATGATGTTCCGCAAGGTAGGGAGATATGCTTAAGCTATTTTCCAGTCAACGATAATTATGCCAGCAGGCAGAGGAGGTTGATGGAGGACTATGGCTTCACTTGTCATTGTGACCGCTGCAAGGTCGAAGTCAATTGGtctgatgatgataatgatgatctTGCCgaggaggaggacgaggaggaGATAGACGAAGTGATGGATGAGGACCACCATGACCAAATCATGGAATCCTCCCTGGGGAAAGGAGATGCCGACTTCCCCCACGCCTATTTCTTTGTCAGATACATGTGTGATAGAGAAAACTGCTGGGGCACGCTGGCTCCTTTGCCCCCTAAGGACGAGGCTACTCCCTCTGACGTTATGGAATGTAATGTATGTGGCAATCTCAAGAATGACCAAGTGACTGATGCAAATGGAGGAGAAGACCAGCTTTCTATGGATGATTGA